The following coding sequences lie in one Alloacidobacterium dinghuense genomic window:
- a CDS encoding nucleotide sugar dehydrogenase — protein MGYVGLPLALLFCEAGFRVTGFDVDMRKVETLNGGGSYIVRIPATEIQVALDTGFNATEDYSEIATMDVVIICVPTPLNDYHEPDLSYVTGTVRSIAPHVYERQLIILESTTYPGTTEEIVVPLLEAGNPSGLKVARDAETPGFYVAFSPEREDPGNDSVARRDIPKVVGGCGPVAQNLASAVYEAIFNRTVRVSSPAAAEMTKLLENIYRCVNIALVNELKQLCMRMGIDVFEVIEAAKTKPFGFQAFYPGPGLGGHCIPIDPFYLSWKAKEFDFHTRFIELAGQVNLGMPYFVVENIVEAMSRQGKALKGSRVLVLGMAYKRDIDDLRESPSLTIIELLQKRGSQVEYNDPYFPSVGQGRKYALNMTCTPLELIPEFDCVVIATDHSHYDYQDIVTKAKLVVDTRNATKGITAENIVKC, from the coding sequence ATGGGCTACGTCGGCCTGCCGTTGGCGCTTTTGTTTTGTGAAGCCGGGTTCCGCGTGACGGGATTTGACGTGGACATGCGCAAAGTAGAAACCCTCAACGGCGGCGGGTCCTATATCGTGCGTATCCCTGCCACTGAAATCCAGGTTGCGCTGGATACCGGCTTCAACGCAACTGAAGATTACTCCGAAATCGCCACGATGGATGTAGTGATCATTTGCGTGCCAACACCTCTCAATGACTATCATGAGCCGGATCTCAGTTATGTCACTGGCACCGTGCGGAGTATCGCTCCGCATGTTTACGAACGGCAACTCATCATCCTCGAGAGCACTACGTATCCAGGCACCACAGAAGAGATCGTTGTCCCATTGTTAGAGGCCGGTAATCCTTCCGGTTTAAAAGTTGCTCGCGATGCAGAGACCCCGGGATTTTATGTAGCATTTTCTCCGGAACGTGAAGACCCCGGCAATGACTCCGTTGCTCGTCGCGATATCCCGAAGGTCGTTGGCGGCTGCGGACCTGTGGCCCAGAACCTTGCCAGCGCTGTATATGAAGCGATATTCAACCGCACCGTTCGGGTATCCTCTCCAGCGGCTGCAGAAATGACGAAGTTACTCGAGAATATCTACCGCTGCGTCAACATTGCTCTGGTGAATGAATTGAAGCAGCTTTGCATGCGCATGGGCATCGACGTGTTCGAGGTGATTGAAGCCGCAAAAACCAAGCCGTTTGGTTTTCAGGCATTCTATCCGGGCCCAGGTCTCGGCGGGCACTGTATTCCCATCGATCCCTTCTATTTGTCTTGGAAGGCCAAAGAGTTTGATTTTCACACGCGGTTCATTGAGCTTGCAGGCCAAGTCAATCTAGGAATGCCTTACTTTGTGGTCGAGAACATCGTTGAGGCGATGAGCCGCCAAGGCAAGGCCCTTAAAGGGTCGAGAGTGCTTGTGCTCGGAATGGCTTATAAGCGCGACATCGATGATCTTCGCGAGTCTCCCTCTCTTACGATCATTGAGTTGTTGCAGAAGAGGGGTTCGCAGGTTGAATACAATGACCCCTACTTCCCGTCGGTTGGCCAGGGGAGAAAATATGCCTTGAACATGACCTGCACCCCTCTCGAACTGATTCCTGAATTTGACTGCGTGGTGATCGCCACGGATCATTCGCACTACGACTACCAGGACATAGTGACGAAGGCTAAACTTGTGGTGGACACCCGCAATGCAACGAAGGGAATTACTGCCGAAAATATTGTGAAGTGCTAG
- a CDS encoding response regulator transcription factor translates to MNKKIQVIVAEDQAMVLGALAALLETESDIAVCARARNGREALSAVGKHSPDVLVTDIEMPEMTGLTLASEVNSRYPKTRVVILTTFARPGYLRRALDAGAKGYLLKDRPAAELADAVRRVHNGLRVVDPDLAAEAWSADPDPLTERERQILWRAGEGKSSTEIAEDLHLSEGTVRNYLSEAISKLGASNRVEAARIARSKGWL, encoded by the coding sequence ATGAACAAGAAGATCCAGGTCATCGTCGCGGAAGACCAGGCTATGGTGCTTGGCGCCCTTGCCGCTTTGCTCGAAACAGAATCTGACATCGCCGTTTGCGCAAGAGCTAGAAATGGCCGCGAAGCGCTGTCCGCCGTCGGTAAGCATTCGCCCGACGTCCTGGTGACCGATATCGAAATGCCTGAAATGACTGGCCTCACGCTAGCGAGCGAGGTCAACTCCCGCTACCCGAAGACCAGAGTTGTAATTCTGACAACCTTCGCAAGGCCCGGATACCTCAGGCGTGCTCTCGATGCCGGTGCGAAAGGTTACCTACTCAAAGATCGTCCAGCGGCAGAATTAGCAGACGCCGTACGGCGCGTGCATAATGGCTTGCGCGTTGTCGATCCAGATCTCGCCGCAGAAGCCTGGAGCGCCGACCCGGATCCACTCACTGAACGCGAAAGGCAAATCCTCTGGCGCGCAGGAGAAGGCAAATCCAGCACAGAAATTGCTGAGGATCTGCACCTGTCCGAAGGAACAGTGCGCAATTACCTCTCAGAAGCAATCAGCAAGCTAGGCGCATCAAATCGCGTGGAAGCAGCTCGCATAGCGCGATCAAAAGGCTGGCTGTAA
- a CDS encoding sensor histidine kinase produces the protein MADTEKSNRSSHMPLGVWHSIASGCEKIGPEDANEALRIHTVPGSAKPRRDGWPDKNRLYDYVWLVYSVFFFIEPIARHNLRYWLQFAGAYGLFLVIYSGLVHARTKTQSYLLLSAMCVLGLAYLPINNSACGMLVYVAAFIPFISDSLAVVAGTIAFVCAAVAIEGYFLQISPWAWGFPAFFCVVVGGTNLLTSQKIRSKAKLQLAQEEIEQLAKLAERERIARDLHDVLGHTLSVIVLKSELAGRLFERDPERARQEIGEVEQVSRKALSEVREAIRGYRSEGLAAEIERAHRTLDAAGVTLTCESKPPSLSAAEETVIALAVREAVTNIVRHAQASQCRMKFVSEKGRTSLTVEDDGRGNIRQEGNGLRGMRERIESLGGHFSIDGNQGTRINIDIPVRSA, from the coding sequence GTGGCTGATACCGAGAAATCCAACCGCTCCTCTCACATGCCACTCGGGGTGTGGCACTCTATAGCGAGCGGCTGCGAGAAGATTGGCCCCGAAGACGCAAATGAAGCGCTTCGGATTCATACCGTACCCGGAAGCGCAAAGCCTCGCCGGGATGGTTGGCCGGATAAGAACCGTCTTTACGATTACGTCTGGCTCGTCTACTCTGTCTTCTTCTTTATCGAACCCATAGCACGTCACAATCTGCGCTACTGGCTGCAATTTGCTGGAGCTTACGGCCTTTTCCTTGTCATCTATTCCGGCCTGGTACATGCTCGTACAAAGACCCAGAGCTATCTACTGCTCAGCGCGATGTGTGTCCTCGGTTTGGCATATTTGCCTATCAACAACTCAGCCTGCGGCATGTTGGTTTATGTTGCAGCATTCATCCCATTCATCAGTGACTCGCTCGCAGTTGTAGCGGGCACCATCGCTTTCGTTTGCGCTGCAGTTGCGATTGAAGGATACTTTCTGCAAATCAGCCCCTGGGCTTGGGGCTTTCCCGCATTTTTCTGTGTTGTCGTTGGCGGCACAAATCTTCTCACATCTCAAAAGATTCGCTCGAAAGCCAAGCTTCAGCTCGCGCAGGAAGAGATCGAACAGCTCGCAAAGCTTGCTGAGCGCGAACGGATAGCACGTGACCTACACGACGTGCTAGGCCACACACTCTCTGTAATTGTCCTGAAGTCAGAATTGGCTGGACGCCTCTTCGAACGTGACCCGGAGCGAGCTCGTCAGGAGATTGGCGAAGTCGAGCAGGTCTCGCGAAAAGCGTTGAGCGAGGTAAGAGAAGCGATTCGAGGCTATCGCTCGGAAGGACTGGCGGCTGAAATCGAGCGGGCGCATCGCACGCTCGATGCAGCCGGTGTGACGCTTACATGCGAATCTAAGCCACCATCCTTGTCGGCAGCCGAGGAGACTGTGATCGCGTTAGCCGTGCGCGAGGCGGTGACGAACATCGTCCGCCATGCACAGGCCAGTCAGTGTCGGATGAAATTTGTAAGCGAGAAGGGCCGCACGTCGCTCACCGTGGAAGATGATGGTCGCGGCAATATCCGTCAGGAAGGAAATGGGCTGCGTGGCATGCGTGAACGCATCGAAAGCCTGGGAGGACACTTCAGCATCGATGGCAACCAAGGCACGCGCATCAATATCGATATTCCGGTTCGGTCCGCATGA
- a CDS encoding ABC transporter permease: protein MATAAIRPITLTAPYYLNLFAKETKYEFLKAARNRMYSLATLGFPIMFYLLFGVTNRHIGPGLNYAQYLVAGYSCFGMIAAALFNLGAGVATERAQGWLELKQASPMPRLAYLGAKVLTSMLFGVAIVTALVTLGIALGGVHVTVLQVVHLTTVVVVGSIPFASLGLLLSLLMPANAAPGVINLIYLPMSFCSGLWMPIEVLPHWLQKIAPALPTYHYAQLALNVFGYARSGATLIHWEALAGFACLMLGTAWLVFTRSEAKA from the coding sequence ATGGCCACTGCAGCAATTCGCCCAATCACTCTAACCGCGCCGTATTATCTGAACCTCTTCGCCAAAGAGACGAAGTACGAATTCCTGAAGGCCGCGCGCAACCGCATGTACTCCCTGGCAACCCTCGGCTTTCCGATCATGTTTTACCTTCTCTTCGGAGTGACCAACAGGCACATCGGCCCCGGCCTGAATTACGCTCAGTATTTAGTCGCAGGATATAGCTGTTTTGGGATGATCGCAGCCGCGCTCTTCAATCTTGGCGCGGGCGTCGCCACAGAACGGGCCCAAGGGTGGCTGGAGCTGAAACAAGCCAGCCCCATGCCAAGGCTCGCGTACCTGGGAGCAAAGGTGCTCACATCCATGCTCTTTGGCGTGGCAATTGTCACAGCTTTGGTTACATTAGGAATAGCGCTGGGTGGTGTTCATGTCACGGTCCTTCAGGTCGTGCATCTTACGACTGTCGTTGTCGTCGGCTCGATCCCCTTTGCCAGCCTTGGCTTGCTGCTCTCTCTGCTTATGCCTGCAAATGCAGCCCCTGGGGTTATCAATCTTATCTACTTACCGATGTCGTTCTGTTCTGGCCTGTGGATGCCGATCGAAGTGCTTCCCCACTGGCTCCAGAAAATCGCTCCGGCACTGCCCACCTACCATTATGCGCAGCTCGCTCTCAACGTTTTCGGTTATGCGCGCTCCGGTGCTACGCTCATTCATTGGGAGGCACTCGCGGGATTTGCCTGCCTCATGTTGGGAACTGCATGGCTGGTCTTTACACGTAGCGAAGCAAAGGCATAA
- a CDS encoding ABC transporter ATP-binding protein yields MSATTIIPDRIDKWREPQSEGTQAVARLHSVTKRYGSNTALDQFSFEIHPGEIVALLGPNGAGKTTAVRLLLGLISPDSGSARVLGRDPRESSARTRIGAMLQIARVPENLRVRDHIDLFRSYYPAPLGTKEIVQRAGLEGIEDKFFGKLSGGQKQRLLFAIALCGNPDLVFLDEPTVGMDIEARRNLWDQIRALSSRGKSILLTTHYLEEADALANRIIVLNKGTLVAHGTPAQIKSQVTGRRIRCVTELDIDFVRNLPTVSDVITDRDALVITATHPESVIRIILQRDLTLRDLEISAAALEDAFVALTKSQAS; encoded by the coding sequence ATGTCGGCCACAACCATCATTCCGGACAGAATCGACAAATGGCGTGAACCCCAATCAGAGGGGACTCAAGCCGTTGCGCGATTGCACTCAGTCACCAAGCGATACGGGTCAAACACCGCACTCGATCAGTTCTCTTTCGAAATCCACCCTGGCGAAATTGTCGCCCTCCTGGGTCCCAACGGAGCCGGGAAAACGACAGCAGTTCGCTTGTTGCTGGGGCTGATCTCACCGGACTCGGGCAGTGCTCGCGTTCTCGGCCGTGATCCCCGCGAGTCTTCAGCGCGGACACGCATCGGAGCGATGCTGCAAATCGCGCGCGTACCGGAGAATCTTCGCGTCCGCGACCACATCGACCTGTTCCGGAGCTACTACCCCGCTCCGCTGGGCACGAAAGAGATTGTTCAGAGAGCAGGGCTGGAAGGCATCGAAGACAAGTTTTTCGGCAAGCTCTCCGGCGGGCAGAAGCAGCGTCTTCTCTTTGCCATCGCATTGTGCGGAAATCCGGATCTTGTCTTCCTCGACGAGCCGACAGTCGGCATGGATATCGAGGCCCGGCGCAACCTCTGGGACCAGATTCGTGCCCTGTCCTCCCGTGGCAAGAGCATTCTGCTCACCACTCACTATCTGGAGGAAGCAGACGCACTCGCAAACCGCATCATCGTCTTGAATAAAGGAACCTTGGTAGCGCACGGCACACCCGCACAAATCAAGAGCCAGGTTACCGGACGCAGGATCCGCTGCGTGACAGAACTCGATATTGATTTTGTTCGAAACCTGCCCACTGTAAGCGATGTAATAACAGACCGCGACGCCCTGGTCATCACCGCAACCCATCCCGAATCAGTTATTCGGATCATTCTTCAACGCGACCTCACCTTGCGCGATCTGGAGATCTCGGCCGCGGCACTTGAGGACGCCTTCGTTGCGCTGACTAAATCGCAAGCGAGCTAA
- a CDS encoding ROK family protein, which produces MAAKTSDEKSPVTLCVDVGGTGLKIMLLDPRGKPLTDRLRTPTPEQPTPQRLLAELDKLKDQVAGFDRVAVGFPGVIKRGVVYTAANLHPQWVEFNLQAELEKRWKRPVRVANDAAVQGYAAIQGNGVEMILTLGTGLGSAIYTEGRLCPGMELAHHPWLKDKTYEDYLGKRGLKREGAKRWNKLLTKAIEQTAATFNWDRLYLGGGNAKEIRFQLSDTIKVISNQDGLLGGVALWKHNP; this is translated from the coding sequence ATGGCTGCAAAGACTTCTGACGAGAAATCTCCAGTCACCCTCTGTGTCGACGTGGGTGGAACCGGCCTCAAGATCATGCTCCTTGACCCTCGGGGCAAACCGCTCACCGACCGTCTGCGCACTCCGACGCCGGAGCAACCAACCCCACAGCGCCTGCTCGCGGAGCTGGACAAATTGAAGGACCAGGTTGCGGGATTCGACCGTGTAGCCGTCGGATTTCCCGGTGTCATTAAGCGAGGCGTCGTCTACACCGCCGCCAACCTCCATCCTCAATGGGTAGAGTTCAATCTCCAAGCCGAGCTCGAGAAGCGCTGGAAAAGACCCGTGCGGGTCGCAAACGACGCCGCCGTGCAGGGCTATGCTGCAATTCAGGGCAACGGAGTCGAAATGATCCTTACTCTCGGCACCGGCCTAGGCTCCGCCATTTACACCGAAGGACGCCTTTGCCCCGGCATGGAACTGGCCCACCACCCCTGGCTGAAGGACAAGACGTACGAGGACTACCTCGGGAAACGCGGCCTGAAGAGAGAAGGAGCGAAACGGTGGAACAAGCTGCTGACAAAAGCCATCGAGCAAACCGCGGCGACATTTAACTGGGACCGCCTCTATCTCGGCGGCGGCAACGCCAAGGAAATCCGCTTCCAACTGAGCGACACCATCAAAGTAATCTCGAACCAGGATGGCTTGCTCGGCGGCGTCGCGCTATGGAAGCACAACCCTTGA
- a CDS encoding AAA family ATPase, translated as MTTVWVLLAGAPATGKSTLARALSSRLGRCAILDKDSVRAVLFPGPMTDYTTTQDALCVQAMIEAASYMTRNQLAGYIIFDGRTFSRSTQIEEVITASEKAGAKWRILHLTVSDEVAETRLKSPDPEHPAGNRDAALYHRVKAAFEPITREKLDLDTSHGIDSILPQALAWLNT; from the coding sequence GTGACGACCGTATGGGTTCTGCTCGCAGGAGCGCCCGCGACCGGAAAGAGCACCCTGGCCCGAGCCCTGTCTTCTCGACTTGGCCGCTGCGCCATCCTCGACAAAGACAGCGTACGCGCCGTGCTCTTCCCCGGCCCGATGACCGATTACACCACCACACAGGACGCTCTCTGCGTACAGGCCATGATCGAAGCAGCTTCGTACATGACCCGCAATCAGCTCGCCGGCTACATCATCTTCGATGGCCGAACCTTCTCGCGCAGCACTCAGATCGAGGAGGTGATCACCGCCTCTGAGAAGGCCGGCGCCAAATGGCGCATCCTGCACCTCACCGTCTCAGACGAAGTCGCGGAAACTCGCCTGAAATCACCCGACCCTGAACACCCTGCGGGCAACCGCGACGCTGCACTTTATCACCGCGTCAAGGCGGCCTTCGAGCCAATCACACGGGAAAAACTCGACCTCGACACATCGCACGGAATCGATTCGATCCTTCCACAGGCGCTCGCCTGGCTGAACACTTAG
- a CDS encoding TetR/AcrR family transcriptional regulator, giving the protein MPKKQSSSRQRIIEAAVWLFYANGYSATGVAEILKKAKVNSGSFYFFFKSKEELLLAVLDWYLENLEPILLWPVYEVTDDPIERVFALLDGYRQKILMTEFDFTCPIGRLALEIDPARKQVHAKIAANFRGWTEAVKRCLEDAGERLPNGTDTEALAKFVLTVMEGGVMQSRSHKSIVPFDASIEQLRQYFRFLEQSKNSSPRAKDNSTRR; this is encoded by the coding sequence ATGCCTAAGAAACAATCATCGTCGCGCCAACGCATTATCGAAGCCGCAGTGTGGCTGTTCTATGCCAATGGATATAGCGCGACGGGCGTGGCCGAGATTCTCAAGAAGGCGAAGGTGAACAGCGGGAGCTTCTACTTCTTTTTCAAGAGCAAGGAGGAGCTGCTGCTGGCGGTGCTGGATTGGTATCTCGAAAACCTGGAGCCGATTCTGTTATGGCCGGTGTACGAGGTGACGGACGATCCGATCGAGCGCGTTTTTGCGCTGCTGGATGGCTACCGGCAGAAGATTCTGATGACCGAATTTGATTTCACCTGCCCGATCGGGCGGCTGGCTCTGGAAATCGACCCTGCGCGCAAGCAAGTCCACGCGAAGATTGCGGCAAATTTTCGCGGATGGACTGAGGCGGTGAAGCGTTGTCTTGAAGATGCGGGCGAACGCCTTCCGAATGGCACGGATACTGAGGCGCTGGCGAAGTTTGTGCTGACGGTGATGGAAGGCGGCGTGATGCAGTCGCGATCGCACAAAAGCATCGTGCCATTCGATGCGTCGATCGAGCAGTTGCGCCAGTATTTCCGCTTTCTGGAGCAATCCAAGAATTCTTCCCCCCGGGCCAAAGACAACTCAA